In a single window of the Rhopalosiphum padi isolate XX-2018 chromosome 1, ASM2088224v1, whole genome shotgun sequence genome:
- the LOC132926579 gene encoding uncharacterized protein LOC132926579, protein MFRVECGVSNEIVNEQLTGKYRVTATMMIDDIPKESIDDQNIYFEEQEDNRESLSIKIVQIEVISEYNGKERISLYTDRIIVDLNWHQIRTDLCVKETVNFINNGSYPVHVSWIPSDENACASIDVEPKSFEVTDRTKISVHIEPLCPGPFREMLRFLTKNRDCDTGETIVYVRGTVEQIPNVRVRPAIAPLDNICAGTLNSYDVEFNVISNGSFSVQRYLYEFDTIGTLSLHGDIKSFGPYGNENMMYTTLNFKTPVETEATGISCQLVEWSFAGSKTVHTQSVTYATLPDVRLNVNAIAIAESLYRDIPHTHKGIQLLNNAHCDFVYSWGNPMGSDTDKIDCMFKPSSGTVNGNANVEFEFIVTPKKSGYLNKCHIPCFIQCNALAPQQISLECWVNEFSATVTYFDVCDTQYSITWQENKKQWIINTELMEIDLLESESNRASITKYLNYSETENAEEYEIEPEDQEPTKWRFGEWPRRDTPLCSPLVEQFQRELDYYHPIIAFKDIECNTGTNIHIRYN, encoded by the exons ATGTTTCGAGTGGAATGCGGCGTCTCCAACGAGATAGTCAATGAACAACTTACGGGCAAGTATCGTGTAACTGCCAC catgATGATTGATGATATACCTAAAGAAAGTATCGacgatcaaaatatatatttcgaaGAACAAGAGGACAATCGAGAG tcGCTGTCGATAAAAATAGTTCAAATCGAAGTGATATCCGAGTATAATGGAAAAGAacgtatatcattatataccgACCGCATAATTGTAGATTTGAATTGGCACCAAATAAG GACCGATTTGTGCGTTAAAGAAACAGTGAATTTTATCAACAACGGGTCATATCCCGTGCACGTTTCGTGGATTCCTAGTGACGAAAACGCTTGCGCGTCCATAGATGTGGAACCCAAGTCTTTTGAAGTTACAGATCGAACCAAAATCAGTGTGCATATTGAACCCTTATGTCCTGGTCCATTTCGAGAGATGTTAAGGTTCTTGACCAAAAATAGGGACTGCGACACCGGCGAAACAATAGTATACGTACGCGGGACGGTCGAACAGATTCCTAACGTGCGCGTTCGACCGGCAATAGCACCGCTCGACAATATCTGCGCCGGTACATTAAATTCGTACGACGTCGAATTTAATGTGATATCCAACGGCTCATTTTCCGTGCAAAGGTATCTGTACGAATTCGACACCATCGGTACGCTAAGTTTGCACGGCGACATCAAGTCGTTTGGCCCGTATGGAAACGAAAATATGATGTATACTACGTTAAACTTTAAAACGCCAGTTGAAACCGAA GCGACTGGGATCTCGTGTCAATTAGTCGAATGGTCGTTCGCCGGGTCAAAGACGGTCCATACCCAGTCTGTTACTTACGCGACACTCCCAGATGTGCGTTTGAATGTTAACGCCATTGCCATTGCCGAGTCTCTTTACAGGGATATACCTCACACCCACAAAGGAATTCAGTTACTCAATAATGCTCATTGTGATTTCGTCTACTCTTGGGGCAACCCAATGGGATCGGATACGGATAAAATAGATTGCATGTTTAAGCCCAGCAGTGGGACTGTTAATGGCAATGCTAacgttgaatttgaatttattgtaaCACCTAAGAAAAGT GGCTATTTAAACAAATGTCATATACCGTGTTTTATACAGTGCAATGCACTTGCACCACAACAGATAAGTCTCGAGTGTTGGGTAAATGAATTCAGCGCTACAGTAACATATTTCGACGTGTGTGATACACAATATAGCATAACGTGGCAAGAAAA taaaaaacaaTGGATCATTAATACAGAACTAATGGAAATTGATTTATTAGAATCTGAAAGCAATCGAGCATCAataaccaaatatttaaattattctgaaACTGAAAATGCAGAAGAATATGAAATTGA GCCGGAAGACCAGGAACCGACCAAATGGCGTTTTGGAGAATGGCCGAGACGTGACACACCGTTATGCTCACCGTTGGTCGAACAATTTCAACGAGAGCTGGACTACTACCATCCCATTATAGCGTTTAAAGACATAGAATGCAATACAGGCACAAATATTCATATTCGATACAATTAA